A window of Bradyrhizobium sp. AZCC 1610 contains these coding sequences:
- a CDS encoding class I SAM-dependent methyltransferase: MDRLLRYFLGQFIRRGAMTFKTASGTRFTCGDGTGRPVSARFLTERTQRRILLNPELALGEAYMDGTFVVEDGSITDALEILLGQPEMLPRWAKLQWWLRYFSRHARQFNWRGRARNNVAHHYDLDGRLYSLFLDADKQYSCAYFETPDTTLDDAQLAKKRHLAAKLLIGRGNRVLDIGSGWGGLGLYLAEMTGADVTGITLSSEQLLSSNARAAEKNLTGSARFLPSDYRDIAGPFDRIVSVGMFEHVGIDFYETYFRRCAELLSDDGVMVLHSIGRSTGPDVTSPWITKYIFPGGYIPALSEVVPAIEKAGLLVCDIEILRLHYAETLKAWRDRFLARREEAVRLYDERFARMWEFYLAASEMSFRKQNLMNFQIQLTKRQGIVPMTRDYITREEARLRGMEPGRQPRLQLAGE, from the coding sequence ATGGATCGGTTGTTGCGTTATTTTTTGGGTCAGTTCATTCGCCGCGGCGCAATGACATTTAAAACTGCGAGCGGAACCCGGTTTACCTGCGGTGACGGAACCGGCCGCCCGGTGTCGGCGCGGTTTCTGACCGAACGGACCCAGCGCCGGATCCTGCTCAATCCCGAACTGGCGCTCGGCGAAGCCTACATGGACGGCACATTCGTGGTCGAGGATGGCTCGATCACGGACGCGCTGGAGATCCTGCTCGGCCAGCCCGAAATGCTCCCACGCTGGGCCAAGCTGCAATGGTGGCTGCGCTATTTCAGCCGGCACGCCAGGCAATTCAATTGGCGCGGCCGGGCGAGAAACAACGTCGCCCATCACTATGACCTCGACGGGCGGCTCTATTCCCTCTTCCTCGACGCCGACAAGCAATATAGCTGCGCCTATTTCGAAACGCCGGACACGACCCTCGACGATGCCCAGCTCGCCAAGAAACGCCACCTTGCCGCCAAGCTCCTGATCGGGCGCGGCAACCGCGTGCTCGACATCGGCTCGGGCTGGGGCGGCCTTGGCCTCTATCTCGCCGAAATGACCGGCGCCGATGTCACCGGCATCACGCTGTCGTCGGAGCAATTGCTGTCCTCGAATGCCCGCGCCGCCGAAAAGAACCTGACGGGGTCGGCAAGATTCCTGCCGAGCGATTACCGCGATATTGCCGGCCCGTTCGACCGCATCGTTTCGGTCGGCATGTTCGAACACGTCGGCATCGACTTCTATGAAACCTATTTCCGGCGCTGCGCCGAACTTCTCAGCGACGACGGCGTCATGGTGCTGCACTCGATCGGCCGCTCTACCGGGCCCGACGTGACGAGCCCATGGATCACGAAATACATCTTCCCGGGCGGCTATATCCCCGCCCTTTCCGAGGTCGTTCCCGCGATCGAGAAGGCGGGCCTTCTGGTCTGCGACATCGAAATCCTGCGGCTGCATTATGCGGAAACGCTGAAGGCCTGGCGCGACCGCTTCCTGGCGCGGCGCGAAGAGGCGGTGCGCCTCTATGACGAGCGTTTTGCCCGCATGTGGGAATTTTATCTGGCGGCGTCGGAAATGTCGTTCCGGAAGCAAAACCTGATGAATTTCCAGATCCAGCTCACCAAGCGCCAGGGGATCGTGCCGATGACGCGGGATTACATTACCCGGGAAGAAGCCAGGCTGCGCGGGATGGAACCCGGGAGGCAGCCGCGGCTGCAGTTGGCGGGCGAATAG
- a CDS encoding TetR/AcrR family transcriptional regulator, whose amino-acid sequence MTTAREDLLAAGLAVFDRDGFEGATVAAIRTRARASNGSFFHFFGSKKELAGTLFLEILARYHAAVVSVLDESCGARQGVARLIRAHLEWVVNSRREARYLFEISRSEWTEEIRGAQRAQNSRLAEAVERWRAPLVERGELLPMTSSLFFSQIIGPAQIFCRAWLSGRDRADPREQADILIACAIRAVVAPDAIHKPGEKV is encoded by the coding sequence ATGACTACGGCACGCGAGGATCTGCTGGCGGCGGGATTGGCGGTATTCGACCGCGACGGTTTCGAGGGCGCCACCGTGGCCGCCATCAGAACCCGCGCGCGGGCGTCGAATGGCAGCTTCTTCCATTTCTTCGGATCAAAGAAGGAACTGGCCGGCACGCTGTTCCTGGAAATTCTCGCCCGTTATCACGCTGCCGTCGTGTCGGTGCTCGATGAATCCTGCGGGGCGCGGCAAGGCGTGGCGCGGCTGATCCGCGCGCATCTCGAATGGGTCGTCAACTCCCGGCGCGAGGCGCGGTATTTGTTCGAGATTTCCCGCAGCGAATGGACCGAGGAGATCCGCGGCGCGCAGCGCGCACAGAATTCGCGCCTTGCGGAAGCCGTCGAGCGATGGCGCGCGCCGCTGGTTGAGCGCGGCGAATTGCTGCCGATGACTTCGTCACTGTTCTTCAGCCAGATCATCGGACCGGCGCAGATTTTTTGCCGCGCATGGCTGTCGGGCCGCGACCGCGCCGATCCAAGAGAGCAGGCCGACATCCTGATTGCCTGTGCCATCCGCGCGGTGGTCGCGCCCGATGCGATCCACAAACCGGGAGAAAAAGTATGA
- a CDS encoding PaaI family thioesterase, whose amino-acid sequence MSANADPDFAPIATRIRDNVGRQGFMTYIGAELSELTRGTCTLAVDRRPELLQQHGLFHGGVTAFLVDNATTIAAATSRGQSALTAEYKLNLLSPAVGERLICQARVIKPGRQVAVVAADVFCVTDGVEQHTATALASIAMLDEKAAARIPSPA is encoded by the coding sequence ATGAGTGCGAATGCCGACCCCGACTTCGCGCCGATCGCGACCCGCATCCGCGACAATGTCGGCCGCCAGGGCTTCATGACCTATATCGGTGCGGAATTGTCAGAGCTGACGCGCGGCACATGCACGCTTGCGGTCGACCGCCGGCCGGAACTGTTGCAGCAGCACGGCCTGTTCCACGGCGGCGTCACCGCCTTCCTGGTCGACAATGCCACCACGATTGCGGCCGCGACATCGCGGGGGCAATCGGCGCTGACGGCGGAATACAAATTGAACCTGTTGTCGCCGGCTGTAGGCGAGCGCCTGATCTGCCAGGCGCGCGTGATCAAGCCCGGACGTCAGGTCGCCGTGGTTGCGGCCGACGTGTTCTGCGTGACCGATGGTGTCGAGCAGCACACTGCGACCGCGTTGGCGTCGATTGCCATGCTCGACGAGAAAGCGGCAGCCAGAATCCCAAGCCCGGCCTAA
- the rplI gene encoding 50S ribosomal protein L9 — MEVILLERVVKLGQMGEVVRVKDGFARNFLLKRGKALRATADNRAKFDGMKAELEANNLKAKGEATKVAEKIEGRNVILLRQASETGQLFGSVSIRDIIASFEADGVTINRSQVLLDAPIKTIGKHQVAIAVHPEVEVNVSVTVARSADEAERINRGEDISTRQEDQDAAAEALAAAGEFFDPEAQHDEEAPAPAATEK; from the coding sequence ATGGAAGTCATCCTGCTGGAACGCGTCGTCAAGCTCGGTCAGATGGGCGAAGTCGTCCGCGTCAAGGACGGGTTTGCCCGCAACTTTCTGCTCAAGCGCGGCAAGGCGCTGCGCGCCACCGCCGACAATCGCGCCAAGTTCGACGGCATGAAGGCCGAGCTCGAGGCCAACAACCTCAAGGCCAAGGGCGAGGCGACCAAGGTCGCGGAGAAGATCGAAGGGCGCAACGTGATCTTGCTGCGCCAGGCGTCGGAAACCGGCCAGTTGTTCGGATCGGTGAGCATACGCGACATCATCGCCTCGTTCGAGGCCGATGGCGTCACCATCAACCGCAGCCAGGTCCTGCTGGATGCACCGATCAAAACCATCGGCAAGCACCAGGTCGCAATTGCCGTGCATCCGGAAGTCGAAGTCAACGTCAGCGTCACCGTGGCGCGTAGCGCCGATGAAGCCGAGCGCATCAACCGCGGCGAGGACATCTCGACCCGTCAGGAAGACCAGGACGCTGCCGCCGAGGCGCTCGCCGCAGCCGGCGAGTTCTTCGATCCGGAAGCCCAGCACGACGAAGAGGCGCCGGCGCCGGCTGCGACCGAGAAGTAA
- a CDS encoding TRAP transporter permease, with product MRKLAGYAGLVVGVVAVAMSVYHVYARLTVYAPDQQALLYITLAFSLVLSFLLWPRRKDATSDRVPWEDLALAGLSLACIGYMFANYDYIVNRFPTADALTRMDMVVGITATLLVLEATRRTIGAALPIVAIVFLIYGFAGPWLYGWLYHKGLTLEIAVDQTYFTTEGIFGVPMTVAATYVILFIVFGTFLEKSGAGQFFMNFANAIAGGARGGPGKVAVVSSSLFGTISGSAVANVMVDGWLTIPMMKKTGFKPEAAAAIEAVASTGGQIMPPIMGAAAFVMAEFQGVSYTQVMIAAAIPAFFYYGALFAAIHFNAVRSGLKGLPREELPILGHIMLRQGHLFLPVIVLLALLLYGFTPTYGAIIATIALVGISWLRPSTGLGWRACLEGLRDGAVQTVPVAMACASAGIVIGIVLQTGLALRFTAFLIDFTYGSLLPALLITMVAGVILGMGMPTTPAYIMQAALLVPAIMKLGVEPMAAHMFAFYFSCLSAVTPPVALAVYAAASIGGAGLWGSGVQAMKFAAAGFIVPFFFVYNPALLFQGPWPEILRAVVTGGIGVVALAASLECYFLRRTTWFERILFFAAAMLLIDPNAVTDVIGLGLLALVLLLQKLWTPQSTIAREAST from the coding sequence GTGCGCAAGCTCGCAGGCTATGCGGGGTTGGTGGTCGGCGTGGTGGCGGTCGCGATGTCCGTCTACCACGTCTACGCCCGGCTGACAGTCTACGCGCCCGATCAGCAGGCCCTGCTCTATATCACGCTCGCCTTCAGCCTGGTGCTGTCGTTCCTGTTGTGGCCGCGTCGCAAGGACGCGACCTCCGATCGCGTGCCGTGGGAAGATCTGGCGCTGGCGGGTCTGTCGCTGGCGTGCATCGGCTACATGTTTGCGAATTACGACTACATCGTAAACCGGTTTCCCACCGCCGACGCACTGACCCGAATGGACATGGTGGTGGGCATCACCGCCACCCTGCTGGTGCTGGAGGCGACGCGGCGCACGATCGGCGCGGCGCTGCCGATCGTGGCGATTGTCTTCCTGATCTACGGGTTCGCCGGCCCCTGGCTGTACGGCTGGCTTTATCATAAAGGCCTCACGCTCGAGATCGCGGTCGATCAGACCTATTTCACCACCGAGGGCATTTTCGGGGTGCCAATGACGGTGGCCGCGACCTACGTCATCCTGTTCATCGTCTTCGGCACGTTCCTGGAGAAGTCCGGCGCGGGCCAGTTCTTCATGAACTTCGCCAACGCGATCGCCGGCGGCGCGCGCGGCGGCCCCGGCAAGGTGGCGGTGGTTTCCTCGAGCCTGTTCGGCACCATCTCCGGCTCCGCGGTCGCCAACGTCATGGTCGACGGCTGGCTGACGATTCCGATGATGAAGAAGACCGGCTTCAAGCCCGAGGCGGCAGCCGCGATCGAGGCGGTGGCGTCCACCGGCGGGCAGATCATGCCGCCGATCATGGGAGCGGCAGCCTTCGTGATGGCCGAATTCCAGGGCGTCAGCTACACGCAGGTGATGATCGCCGCGGCGATCCCCGCGTTCTTCTATTACGGAGCGCTGTTCGCCGCGATCCACTTCAACGCCGTGCGCTCGGGGCTCAAGGGCCTGCCGCGCGAGGAGCTGCCGATCCTCGGCCACATCATGCTGCGCCAGGGCCACCTGTTCCTGCCGGTCATCGTGCTGCTGGCGCTGCTGCTGTACGGCTTCACGCCGACCTATGGCGCGATCATCGCCACGATCGCGCTGGTCGGCATCTCTTGGCTGCGGCCTTCGACCGGGCTTGGCTGGCGCGCGTGCCTCGAAGGTCTGCGCGACGGCGCGGTGCAGACCGTGCCGGTGGCGATGGCGTGCGCGTCCGCCGGCATCGTGATCGGCATCGTGCTGCAAACCGGGCTGGCGCTGCGGTTCACCGCGTTTCTCATCGACTTCACCTATGGCTCGCTGTTGCCTGCCCTGCTCATCACCATGGTCGCCGGCGTCATTCTCGGCATGGGCATGCCGACCACGCCCGCCTACATCATGCAGGCAGCGCTGCTGGTGCCCGCGATCATGAAGCTCGGGGTGGAGCCGATGGCAGCGCACATGTTCGCGTTCTACTTCTCATGTCTGTCGGCGGTGACGCCGCCGGTGGCACTCGCCGTGTATGCGGCCGCATCGATCGGCGGGGCCGGCCTGTGGGGCTCGGGCGTGCAGGCGATGAAGTTCGCCGCCGCCGGCTTCATCGTGCCGTTCTTCTTCGTCTACAACCCCGCGCTGCTGTTCCAGGGGCCTTGGCCCGAGATCCTGCGTGCGGTGGTGACGGGCGGGATCGGCGTGGTCGCACTGGCGGCCAGCCTCGAATGCTACTTCCTGCGCCGGACAACGTGGTTCGAGCGGATCCTGTTCTTTGCCGCCGCCATGCTGCTCATCGACCCCAATGCCGTCACCGATGTCATCGGCCTCGGCCTGCTTGCCCTCGTGCTGCTGCTGCAGAAGTTGTGGACTCCGCAATCCACCATCGCGCGGGAAGCCAGCACGTGA